Proteins from one Mytilus galloprovincialis chromosome 11, xbMytGall1.hap1.1, whole genome shotgun sequence genomic window:
- the LOC143051834 gene encoding uncharacterized protein LOC143051834 isoform X2: MDLITSIWTLFFIKCTTATLYYSDTDNKSYYQAEQFCNNVGGVLLRYGEGFSKVIRTCGKTRKDVWTGKPWYLKWENCYYDGNINTLRTAVVNRTSDKHVGKCADFCANENYTRFAVQTKSCFCYNKSVVFTASFCFGQEIQCPGNSNDVCGTGEYGSFPYYVVYEKVGSSDDIECNLNDLLQSTSSVNTGGKGMVSGLVVGNVIILILIFVTMYIIHRKYRKSGQTSKSIMRTENSDLKKNNFSLYASVSEETSGNVLSNDQSNLVPSNNSHKDHKLNSFHNAKTSNTKEENHYEIKPDGVYDISSHNALNKMEKENDNIYDRQLEDTYDTGNLQGINQTVDVYDHT; the protein is encoded by the exons ATGGACTTGATAACTAGTATATGGacactttttttcataaaat GTACAACAGCTACACTATATTATTCTGACACAGATAACAAAAGTTACTACCAAGCAGAACAGTTTTGCAATAACGTTGGGGGAGTGCTCTTGAGGTATGGAGAAGGATTCAGTAAAGTTATTCGTACCTGCGGAAAAACCCGAAAGGATGTTTGGACCGGTAAACCATGGTATCTAAAATGGGAAA ATTGTTATTATGATGGTAATATTAACACACTAAGAACAGCAGTAGTAAACAGAACCTCAGATAAACACGTGGGAAAGTGTGCAGACTTTTGTGCCAATGAGAATTACACGCGCTTTGCTGTACAG ACCAAGTCATGCTTCTGTTATAACAAAAGTGTGGTATTTACCGCATCTTTCTGTTTTGGTCAAGAAATTCAATGTCCCGGAAACAGTAACGATGTATGCGGAACAGGAGAGTATGGAAGCTTTCCATATTATGTGGTCTATGAAAAAG tTGGCAGTTCTGACGATATTGAATGTAATTTAAATGATTTACTACAATCAACGAGTTCAGTAAACACTGGAGGAAAAG GAATGGTTAGTGGTCTGGTAGTCGGCAATGTTATTATACTGATTTTGATCTTTGTTACCATGTACATAATTCACAGGAAATATAg aaaaagtgGCCAAACATCTAAATCAATTATGAGGACAGAAAATAGTGACCTgaagaaaaataatttttcattatacGCATCCGTATCAGAAGAAACCTCTGGAAATGTTCTATCGAATGATCAATCAAACTTAGTTCCTTCAAACAATTCTCACAAAGATCATAAACTTAACTCGTTTCATAATGCAAAAACTTCAAATACGAAAGAAGAAAATCATTATGAAATAAAGCCCGATGGCGTTTACGACATTTCTTCCCATAATGCACTTAATAAAATGGAGAAGGAAAATGATAATATTTACGATCGACAATTAGAAGACACATACGACACAGGGAATCTCCAAGGTATTAACCAGACTGTAGATGTTTACGATCACACATAA
- the LOC143051834 gene encoding uncharacterized protein LOC143051834 isoform X1, with protein MDLITSIWTLFFIKCTTATLYYSDTDNKSYYQAEQFCNNVGGVLLRYGEGFSKVIRTCGKTRKDVWTGKPWYLKWENCYYDGNINTLRTAVVNRTSDKHVGKCADFCANENYTRFAVQTKSCFCYNKSVVFTASFCFGQEIQCPGNSNDVCGTGEYGSFPYYVVYEKVNSIPNNICRTRSYADTTTPSKEIDSSCNSTNFTYICSVGSSDDIECNLNDLLQSTSSVNTGGKGMVSGLVVGNVIILILIFVTMYIIHRKYRKSGQTSKSIMRTENSDLKKNNFSLYASVSEETSGNVLSNDQSNLVPSNNSHKDHKLNSFHNAKTSNTKEENHYEIKPDGVYDISSHNALNKMEKENDNIYDRQLEDTYDTGNLQGINQTVDVYDHT; from the exons ATGGACTTGATAACTAGTATATGGacactttttttcataaaat GTACAACAGCTACACTATATTATTCTGACACAGATAACAAAAGTTACTACCAAGCAGAACAGTTTTGCAATAACGTTGGGGGAGTGCTCTTGAGGTATGGAGAAGGATTCAGTAAAGTTATTCGTACCTGCGGAAAAACCCGAAAGGATGTTTGGACCGGTAAACCATGGTATCTAAAATGGGAAA ATTGTTATTATGATGGTAATATTAACACACTAAGAACAGCAGTAGTAAACAGAACCTCAGATAAACACGTGGGAAAGTGTGCAGACTTTTGTGCCAATGAGAATTACACGCGCTTTGCTGTACAG ACCAAGTCATGCTTCTGTTATAACAAAAGTGTGGTATTTACCGCATCTTTCTGTTTTGGTCAAGAAATTCAATGTCCCGGAAACAGTAACGATGTATGCGGAACAGGAGAGTATGGAAGCTTTCCATATTATGTGGTCTATGAAAAAG TGAATTCTATTCCAAATAATATCTGCCGTACGAGGTCATATGCAGACACAACAACTCCCAGTAAAGAAATAGACTCAAGTTGCAATTCAACGAACTTTACCTATATTTGCAGCG tTGGCAGTTCTGACGATATTGAATGTAATTTAAATGATTTACTACAATCAACGAGTTCAGTAAACACTGGAGGAAAAG GAATGGTTAGTGGTCTGGTAGTCGGCAATGTTATTATACTGATTTTGATCTTTGTTACCATGTACATAATTCACAGGAAATATAg aaaaagtgGCCAAACATCTAAATCAATTATGAGGACAGAAAATAGTGACCTgaagaaaaataatttttcattatacGCATCCGTATCAGAAGAAACCTCTGGAAATGTTCTATCGAATGATCAATCAAACTTAGTTCCTTCAAACAATTCTCACAAAGATCATAAACTTAACTCGTTTCATAATGCAAAAACTTCAAATACGAAAGAAGAAAATCATTATGAAATAAAGCCCGATGGCGTTTACGACATTTCTTCCCATAATGCACTTAATAAAATGGAGAAGGAAAATGATAATATTTACGATCGACAATTAGAAGACACATACGACACAGGGAATCTCCAAGGTATTAACCAGACTGTAGATGTTTACGATCACACATAA